One Solanum pennellii chromosome 9, SPENNV200 DNA segment encodes these proteins:
- the LOC107031011 gene encoding adenosylhomocysteinase-like translates to MALLVEKTTSGREYKVKDMSQADFGRLEIELAEVEMPGLMASRAEFGPSQPFKGAKITGSLHMTIQTAVLIETLTALGAEVRWCSCNIFSTQDHAAAAIARDSAAVFAWKGETLQEYWWCTERALDWGPGGGPDLIVDDGGDATLLIHEGVKAEEEFAKNGTVPDPTSTDNVEFQLVLTIIKESLKTDPLRYTKMKERLVGVSEETTTGVKRLYQMQANGSLLFPAINVNDSVTKSKFDNLYGCRHSLPDGLMRATDVMIAGKVALVAGYGDVGKGCAAAMKQAGARVIVTEIDPICALQATMEGLQVLPLEDVVSEVDIFVTTTGNKDIIMVDHMRKMKNNAIVCNIGHFDNEIDMHGLETFPGVKRITIKPQTDRWVFPDTNSGIIVLAEGRLMNLGCATGHPSFVMSCSFTNQVIAQLELWNERSSGKYEKKVYVLPKHLDEKVAALHLGKLGAKLTKLTKDQADYISVPVEGPYKPAHYRY, encoded by the exons ATGGCTCTACTCGTTGAGAAGACCACCTCTGGCCGCGAGTACAAGGTGAAGGACATGTCTCAGGCTGACTTCGGCAGGCTCGAAATTGAGCTTGCTGAAGTTGAAATGCCTGGTCTCATGGCTTCCCGTGCTGAATTTGGCCCTTCACAGCCCTTCAAAGGTGCAAAGATCACTGGATCTCTGCATATGACTATCCAAACTGCTGTACTTATTGAAACCCTAACTGCTTTGGGTGCTGAAGTTAGATGGTGTTCTTGCAACATCTTCTCAACTCAGGACCATGCTGCAGCAGCCATTGCACGTGACAGTGCTGCTGTTTTTGCCTGGAAAGGTGAGACTTTGCAGGAGTACTGGTGGTGTACTGAGAGGGCACTTGACTGGGGTCCAGGTGGTGGTCCTGATCTGATTGTTGATGATGGAGGTGATGCTACTCTGTTGATTCATGAGGGAGTTAAGGCTGAAGAGGAGTTTGCTAAGAATGGAACAGTCCCAGATCCCACTTCTACTGACAATGTTGAGTTTCAACTTGTGCTTACTATTATTAAGGAGAGCTTAAAGACTGATCCTTTAAGGTACACTAAGATGAAGGAGAGACTTGTTGGTGTTTCTGAGGAAACTACCACTGGTGTTAAGAGGCTTTACCAAATGCAGGCTAATGGATCTTTGCTTTTCCCTGCTATCAATGTTAATGACTCTGTTACCAAGAGCAAG TTTGACAACTTGTATGGATGCCGCCACTCACTTCCCGATGGTCTCATGAGGGCTACTGATGTTATGATTGCTGGAAAGGTTGCTCTTGTTGCTGGTTATGGAGATGTCGGCAAGGGATGTGCTGCTGCCATGAAACAAGCTGGTGCCCGTGTGATTGTGACTGAGATTGACCCAATCTGTGCTCTCCAGGCTACCATGGAAGGCCTCCAGGTTCTTCCTCTTGAGGATGTTGTTTCTGAGGTTGATATCTTTGTGACCACCACTGGTAACAAGGACATCATTATGGTTGACCAcatgaggaagatgaagaacaATGCTATTGTCTGCAACATTGGTCACTTTGACAACGAAATCGACATGCATGGTCTTGAGACCTTCCCTGGTGTGAAGAGGATCACAATCAAGCCACAAACCGACAGATGGGTCTTCCCAGACACCAACAGTGGCATCATTGTGTTGGCCGAGGGTCGTCTCATGAACTTGGGATGTGCCACTGGACACCCTAGTTTTGTGATGTCTTGCTCTTTCACTAACCAAGTCATTGCTCAACTCGAGTTGTGGAATGAGAGGAGCAGTGGCAAATACGAGAAGAAGGTGTACGTCTTGCCAAAGCACCTTGACGAGAAGGTTGCTGCCCTTCATCTTGGAAAGCTCGGAGCCAAGCTTACCAAACTCACCAAGGATCAAGCTGACTACATTAGTGTACCAGTTGAGGGTCCTTACAAGCCTGCTCACTACAGGTACTGA
- the LOC107031165 gene encoding adenosylhomocysteinase, producing MALLVEKTTSGREYKVKDMSQADFGRLEIELAEVEMPGLMASRAEFGPSQPFKGAKITGSLHMTIQTAVLIETLTALGAEVRWCSCNIFSTQDHAAAAIARDSAAVFAWKGETLQEYWWCTERALDWGPGGGPDLIVDDGGDATLLIHEGVKAEEEFAKNGTIPDPTSTDNVEFQLVLTIIKESLKTDPLKYTKMKERLVGVSEETTTGVKRLYQMQANGTLLFPAINVNDSVTKSKFDNLYGCRHSLPDGLMRATDVMIAGKVALVAGYGDVGKGCAAAMKQAGARVIVTEIDPICALQATMEGLQVLPLEDVVSEVDIFVTTTGNKDIIMVDHMRKMKNNAIVCNIGHFDNEIDMHGLETFPGVKRITIKPQTDRWVFPDTNSGIIVLAEGRLMNLGCATGHPSFVMSCSFTNQVIAQLELWNEKSSGKYEKKVYVLPKHLDEKVAALHLGKLGAKLTKLTKDQADYISVPVEGPYKPAHYRY from the exons ATGGCTCTACTCGTTGAGAAGACCACCTCGGGCCGCGAGTACAAGGTGAAGGACATGTCCCAGGCTGACTTCGGCAGGCTCGAAATCGAGCTTGCCGAAGTTGAAATGCCTGGTCTCATGGCTTCCCGTGCTGAATTTGGCCCTTCACAGCCCTTTAAAGGTGCAAAGATCACTGGATCTCTGCATATGACTATCCAAACTGCTGTACTTATTGAAACCCTAACTGCTTTGGGTGCTGAAGTTAGATGGTGTTCTTGCAACATCTTCTCAACTCAGGACCATGCTGCAGCAGCCATTGCACGTGACAGTGCTGCTGTTTTTGCCTGGAAAGGTGAGACTTTGCAGGAGTACTGGTGGTGTACTGAGAGGGCACTTGATTGGGGTCCAGGTGGTGGTCCTGATCTGATTGTTGATGATGGAGGTGATGCTACTCTGTTGATTCATGAGGGTGTTAAGGCTGAAGAGGAGTTTGCTAAGAATGGAACAATCCCAGATCCTACTTCTACTGATAATGTTGAGTTTCAACTTGTGCTTACTATTATTAAGGAGAGTTTAAAGACTGatcctttaaaatacactaagATGAAGGAGAGACTTGTTGGTGTTTCTGAGGAAACTACCACTGGTGTTAAGAGGCTTTACCAAATGCAGGCTAATGGAACTTTGCTTTTCCCTGCTATCAATGTTAATGACTCTGTTACCAAGAGCAAG TTTGACAACTTGTACGGATGCCGCCACTCACTTCCCGATGGTCTCATGAGGGCTACTGATGTTATGATTGCTGGAAAGGTTGCCCTCGTTGCTGGTTATGGAGATGTCGGCAAGGGATGTGCTGCTGCCATGAAACAAGCTGGTGCACGTGTTATTGTGACTGAGATTGATCCAATCTGTGCTCTCCAGGCTACCATGGAAGGTCTCCAGGTTCTTCCTCTTGAGGATGTTGTTTCTGAGGTTGATATCTTTGTGACCACAACCGGTAACAAGGACATCATCATGGTTGACCAcatgaggaagatgaagaacaATGCCATTGTCTGCAACATTGGTCACTTTGACAACGAAATCGACATGCATGGTCTTGAGACCTTCCCTGGTGTGAAGaggatcacaatcaagcctcAAACCGACAGATGGGTTTTCCCAGACACCAACAGTGGCATCATTGTCTTGGCCGAGGGTCGTCTCATGAACTTGGGATGTGCCACAGGACACCCCAGTTTTGTGATGTCTTGCTCTTTCACTAACCAAGTCATCGCCCAACTCGAGTTGTGGAATGAGAAGAGCAGTGGTAAATACGAGAAGAAGGTATACGTTTTGCCAAAGCACCTTGACGAGAAAGTTGCTGCCCTTCATCTTGGAAAGCTCGGAGCCAAACTTACCAAACTTACCAAGGATCAAGCCGACTACATTAGCGTACCAGTTGAGGGTCCTTACAAGCCTGCTCACTACAGGTACTGA
- the LOC107030775 gene encoding apyrase-like → MKKNSSLILMTCLIVLLICVKSSNGHSHIGRNLLSNQTDSYYAVIFDAGSSGSRVHVFRFSQNLDLLPIGEYGLEVFDKVKPGLSSYENDPKAAAKSLEPLLLKAESVVPINLHPDTPVELGATAGLRMLKGNAAERIMQSVRNMLKNESIFEYKDEWVSILSGTQEGSYLWVGLNYLLKTLGKSYQNTVATIDLGGGSVQMAFALSKENSEKAPKNLDGENYVLHKSLMGANYYLYVHSYLNYGLLASRAEILKVSRNSTSPCILKGTDGYYTYGGVAYKASPLPNGSSLRKCKAIVWKTLKLNAPCKYHTCTFNGVWNGGGLDAIKNIYISSFFFDMASEVNIVDPKASSGKAKPIQYLNAAKIACKLKAEEVKYVFPNVDSKDLPYLCMDMIYQFSLLVDGFGLNPHREITLVHDINYKNNRVEAAWPLGCAIDVVSSSSLRTHISSS, encoded by the exons ATGAAGAAAAATAGTTCACTTATTCTTATGACCTGTTTGATTGTTCTGCTAATTTGTGTGAAATCAAGTAATGGACATTCTCATATAGGGAGAAATTTACTGAGCAACCAAACAGATAGTTATTATGCAGTAATATTTGATGCTGGAAGTAGTGGAAGTAGAGTTCATGTTTTTCGTTTTAGTCAAAATTTGGATTTACTTCCTATTGGTGAATATGGTCTTGAAGTTTTTGATAAG GTTAAACCAGGGTTGAGTTCATATGAAAATGATCCAAAAGCAGCTGCTAAATCATTAGAGCCTCTTCTATTAAAAGCTGAAAGTGTTGTTCCTATAAACTTGCACCCTGATACACCTGTGGAACTTGGG GCAACTGCAGGCTTAAGAATGTTAAAAGGCAATGCTGCAGAAAGAATTATGCAATCG gtGAGAAATATGCTGAAGAATGAAAGCATATTTGAATACAAGGATGAATGGGTTTCTATCCTTAGTGGAACTCAAGAAGGTTCTTATCTTTGG gttggcttgaattatttattaaaaactttGGGTAAAAGCTACCAAAATACAGTAGCTACTATAGATCTTGGAGGTGGATCAGTACAAATGGCTTTTGCTTTATCAAAGGAAAATTCAGAAAAAGCCCCCAAAAATTTAGATGGAGAGAATTATGTGTTGCATAAATCCCTCATGGGAGCTAATTATTACCTTTATGTTCATAg tTATTTGAACTATGGTTTACTAGCATCAAGAGCTGAAATTCTTAAAGTTTCAAGAAACTCTACTAGTCCATGCATTTTGAAGGGCACTGATG GTTACTATACATATGGGGGAGTAGCATACAAAGCTTCACCTTTACCAAATGGTTCAAGTTTAAGAAAATGCAAGGCAATTGTGTGGAAGACACTTAAGTTAAATGCACCATGTAAATATCATACTTGTACCTTTAATGGTGTGTGGAATGGTGGAGGTCTTGATGCTatcaagaatatatatatttcatcatttttctttgATATGGCTTCTGAg GTTAATATTGTTGATCCAAAAGCATCATCTGGCAAAGCTAAGCCAATACAATACCTAAATGCAGCCAAGATTGCTTGCAAGCTAAAAGCTGAAGAAGTAAAATATGTGTTTCCTAATGTGGATAGTAAAGATCTCCCATATCTTTGCATGGATATGATTTACCAATTCTCTTTACTTGTGGATGGATTTG gtTTGAATCCTCATAGAGAGATTACATTGGTGCATGatattaattacaaaaataatcgTGTGGAAGCAGCATGGCCATTGGGTTGTGCAATTGACGTAGTCTCATCATCATCTTTGAGGACTCACATTTCATcttcttaa